In Silene latifolia isolate original U9 population chromosome X, ASM4854445v1, whole genome shotgun sequence, the following proteins share a genomic window:
- the LOC141623468 gene encoding ranBP2-type zinc finger protein At1g67325-like isoform X2 — protein MRNCTQPRPADHNAKSAQKSMQPHQPYSSAGPYGGGSVAPPSSMYLGMPPYGSSMFNGSPIPAYDAQFSGGSPYHYNYANRMPGGSPYPSLHMSSPPPPYSGGMYGLPPPMMDHYGMSLPHIAPPAMVPRPGFFPDDKSQKKDLIRDNDWACPSCGNVNFSFRTVCNMRKCGTPKPASQVAKSDRNSRPNMPDGSWKCEQCGNINFPFRTKCNKQNCGAEKPSEETKSPSQETEGNGQAVAVVVCPWMAGMGLPVVDSDG, from the exons ATGCGTAACTGTACTCAGCCTAGACCAGCTGATCACAATGCG AAATCGGCTCAAAAATCTATGCAACCCCATCAGCCTTATTCATCTGCTGGTCCTTATGGCGGAGGCTCTGTCGCACCACCATCTTCAATGTACTTAGGAATGCCACCCTACGGGTCTTCAATGTTCAACGGGTCGCCAATACCGGCTTATGATGCCCAATTTTCTGGAGGGTCACCTTATCATTACAATTACGCAAATCGCATGCCTGGCGGCAGTCCTTACCCTTCACTGCATATGTCTAGTCCACCTCCTCCATATTCTG GTGGGATGTATGGCTTGCCTCCGCCAATGATGGATCACTATGGTATGAGTTTACCACATATAGCTCCTCCTGCTATG GTACCAAGGCCAGGGTTTTTCCCTGATGATAAGTCTCAGAAGAAAG ATCTGATACGTGATAATGATTGGGCATGCCCCAGTTGTGGAAATGTTAATTTCTCTTTCAGAACAGTTTGTAACATGAGGAAGTGTGGCACACCTAAGCCTGCATCACAG GTTGCAAAATCTGATAGAAATTCAA GACCAAATATGCCTGATGGCAGCTGGAAGTGTGAACAATGTGGTAACATAAACTTTCCTTTTAGAACTAAATGTAATAAGCAGAATTGTGGCGCCGAAAAGCCATCTGAGGAAACAAAATCACCTTCCCAAGAAACAGAGGGAAATGGGCAG GCTGTTGCCGTGGTGGTGTGTCCATGGATGGCTGGTATGGGTCTGCCTGTGGTTGACAGTGATGGGTGA
- the LOC141623468 gene encoding ranBP2-type zinc finger protein At1g67325-like isoform X1 codes for MRNCTQPRPADHNAKSAQKSMQPHQPYSSAGPYGGGSVAPPSSMYLGMPPYGSSMFNGSPIPAYDAQFSGGSPYHYNYANRMPGGSPYPSLHMSSPPPPYSGGMYGLPPPMMDHYGMSLPHIAPPAMVPRPGFFPDDKSQKKDLIRDNDWACPSCGNVNFSFRTVCNMRKCGTPKPASQVAKSDRNSRPNMPDGSWKCEQCGNINFPFRTKCNKQNCGAEKPSEETKSPSQETEGNGQVCGVIYFLCLLCHFFIFLLNTRNIIKLVLLYNRLKLKIFV; via the exons ATGCGTAACTGTACTCAGCCTAGACCAGCTGATCACAATGCG AAATCGGCTCAAAAATCTATGCAACCCCATCAGCCTTATTCATCTGCTGGTCCTTATGGCGGAGGCTCTGTCGCACCACCATCTTCAATGTACTTAGGAATGCCACCCTACGGGTCTTCAATGTTCAACGGGTCGCCAATACCGGCTTATGATGCCCAATTTTCTGGAGGGTCACCTTATCATTACAATTACGCAAATCGCATGCCTGGCGGCAGTCCTTACCCTTCACTGCATATGTCTAGTCCACCTCCTCCATATTCTG GTGGGATGTATGGCTTGCCTCCGCCAATGATGGATCACTATGGTATGAGTTTACCACATATAGCTCCTCCTGCTATG GTACCAAGGCCAGGGTTTTTCCCTGATGATAAGTCTCAGAAGAAAG ATCTGATACGTGATAATGATTGGGCATGCCCCAGTTGTGGAAATGTTAATTTCTCTTTCAGAACAGTTTGTAACATGAGGAAGTGTGGCACACCTAAGCCTGCATCACAG GTTGCAAAATCTGATAGAAATTCAA GACCAAATATGCCTGATGGCAGCTGGAAGTGTGAACAATGTGGTAACATAAACTTTCCTTTTAGAACTAAATGTAATAAGCAGAATTGTGGCGCCGAAAAGCCATCTGAGGAAACAAAATCACCTTCCCAAGAAACAGAGGGAAATGGGCAGGTATGTGGTGTTATTTACTTCCTGTGTCTTTTATgtcatttttttatatttttactCAATACAAGAAATATTATAAAACTGGTGTTACTGTATAACCGGTTAAAGCTCAAAATATTTGTTTGA